Below is a genomic region from uncultured Erythrobacter sp..
CGACTGCAGTCGTCACCTCCCGTATCCCCTATTTGTTGGATCATCTGCCAAACCCTCATCGCCAACGTCATTTCCAGTGCGCCGGGCGATCTGCTTGTCTGCGGCCAGATGTCCGAGCGTCATCGCCAGTACAAGAAGAGCGCCAACCAGGGCCGGTGGTGCTGGAAGTGGTATGCCAAACATCCGCGTGGCCGTTCCAATTGCCAGTGCG
It encodes:
- a CDS encoding DUF1427 family protein; the protein is MKIALSIVLALAIGTATRMFGIPLPAPPALVGALLVLAMTLGHLAADKQIARRTGNDVGDEGLADDPTNRGYGR